The proteins below are encoded in one region of Telopea speciosissima isolate NSW1024214 ecotype Mountain lineage chromosome 10, Tspe_v1, whole genome shotgun sequence:
- the LOC122643456 gene encoding probable NADH dehydrogenase [ubiquinone] 1 alpha subcomplex subunit 5, mitochondrial: MFLQRFAGPLLAKVKETTGIVGLDVVPNAREVLISLYSKTLKEIQTVLEDEGYRKAVESFTRHRLKVCQEEEDWEQIEKRIGCGQVEELIEEAQDELKFMAKMMGSYYSLALLLN, translated from the coding sequence atgtTCCTTCAGAGGTTCGCTGGGCCATTGTTGGCGAAGGTGAAGGAGACGACTGGGATCGTAGGCCTGGATGTGGTGCCGAACGCAAGGGAAGTGTTGATCTCACTCTACTCGAAGACCTTGAAAGAGATCCAAACCGTTCTCGAGGACGAAGGTTACAGGAAGGCTGTGGAGAGCTTCACAAGGCATCGGCTCAAGGTATGCCAGGAAGAAGAGGATTGGGAGCAGATCGAGAAGCGCATCGGCTGTGGTCAGGTCGAGGAGCTCATCGAGGAAGCCCAGGATGAGCTTAAATTCATGGCCAAGATGATGGGTTCGTATTATTCCCTTGCTCTACTTTTGAATTAA